In the genome of Harmonia axyridis chromosome 4, icHarAxyr1.1, whole genome shotgun sequence, the window attataAACTACAGTAAAAGAAACATTCCATTAAACAAATTCAAGGACTGAAAAAATTCGACTTTTGTAATAAACAGAATACAGAAGTTTTCATAATTGTAATGCTGCCAATAAATATACGAATTCCAAATTAAAGATAGAAATATTTGAggaagaaaataaattaaagAATATCAACATTCACTAAGTAGAATTAATATATCTAATGAATTTTTTGCCATTGCTGGGAAAGAAAATCTTAAGTTGGAATTGTCCACAACTTGAATTTAAAGTATTAAAGATAtttgctctcaaattcaatgaatctatgaactaaaattctataaaatatgATAAATCTACAAACGACTCTAGAGAGTCAAATGAGAACAATCAAGAACTCTTGTTGTGCTGAAAGGGGGTTCAAGAACTTACAAAGAAATCAATTGGCAACCATTTGTTTCCAGGATAATATAGAAAAGCAGTGGATTTCTCTAATTTTATGAGCCTCAGCGATTAAAAacatcttttctgaaatttgacAATGCAACAATGTGAATTCTGAAAAGATTAATCAACTATAGAAAATATCCAATTCTGCATGTTCCAATGAAGAAAATGTTGTCAAAAGTGAAGCAAAAGTCTATGTATGCATGTCAATATATACAAATGTACAAAATTTATTACATTTCAGAGAAATACCATACATACATTCAAGAAAAAGCCTTGAGATCTCTGGTAAATAGTcaacatttgaatattctttAATATAATTGATTCTATctaaaaattcatcaatgaTTTCATTACTGCCAGAAATAAAATTGTGAACAGCCATAGGACTACTTAAGCCTTTTTGAAATACCTGTCTGAGTTTCCACCAATTCTCgccatttctgaaatattaaagATAGCTCATCATAAATCAAAAACTTTTAGTATTATTCTTACGTGGGCAACAATCCTCCTGTGTTATACACATGAGGTTTATCCAGTCTATATTTTTCAAGTGCAAGATGACTTCTCCTCCTAGGATATATTCCTTCATTTCTAAATAAGTGTTCAATATCATGAGGATCATATAACCAGACTATATTGACGCCAGGTGCTATTTCTTCTTTCACAATACTTCCAAATTTCTTATACTTCTTTAAACCAGTGGTTTCTAGCTTAGTGAACTTATATTTCCCTTAAAATAAttgaacaatgaaaataaaatttcatcattAAATATATCAACATTCTATTGGAAAATCCAGATTATCAATAAAATACAAGTGTTAATTAAACtcatttatttatcaattaataatatATAGGTACTTACCAATCAAAGGAATGTATTGATAAAGGGTTCCTATAACAGGCAATGAAATTGGACCAGGTATACTTGTGAAAGGTTTTCTAATATCTGTACTCAATTCCCTTTTATTCGAAGTCAATTGCGAAAGAATCTTTCTTTTCAAACACATTTTCAAAGCTGTAGCTACCTTGAAGTGGACAAATTTCAGAAGAGTAATAAAGTGAAATAAGTTCACTAATTTTAAATGTAAATGGCAACCTCatccaaaaaatgttttattgataacattcattaattaattgaaGAAGGGTTAAAAAATGTATCGTGCAAAACAAGGATAATGTTAACCAAATTTGCGAATTTAAACGACACATATTTAAGAATTGAATGTTGCCACTAAGATTCGACTTGTTTTTCATTACTTAATGCATAAATCTGTATAAGTAATACGACAAATTGTATGATTAACCAattgcgaaaaaaaattaatcgacTCGGCATTTGCTATCACGTCAACATGTTTAACAGAAAAACATTCGACTTTCGACTACCAATCTCGGCAACATTGCCATTGCAATTTGTAATAGTTTAGTTTTTTTTAAAGTTCTTCTAGGACATTTTAGGTTATTTCTAAATGTTTCCcgattttttgtttcatttttccgATAACTTATTAACAGATTAACTTGTATTATATAATTTAAATATACTATAACTTGAAATATGGGGAAGAAGCTAATCTTTCAAGAAAAACCTAAGCAGGATAGTTTAACaacaattttcaaatcaaataaaacGTTGTCGTTAGAAatcaattttaaaaacaaaatcgATTTAGGTGTTTTATCCAAAGAgcaatttgattttgtttctaTTCCTTGGATTGGGGATTATGAAGGATACCATTTAAAACAGAAACCTCCTATAATTTTGGCCCAGGAACTAATTTCCAAAAACGTAACAGTACTTCTCCACATTCCTTGCAGAAAATTGAGTTTAGCAGTAGCACATGAAATGCTGAATATCTTTAAAAAAATTGGTGTACGAAATATATTAGCAGTTAAAGGAGGTATGTTGGATTTGACATTGGTATCTCATTTTGTTTGCTATCAAGACTATTTTATACAGAGGGTAAAAATATTGAGGAGAATTGTCGTAACATTGATTTTCCTCATACCAGtgattttgttgaatttgtGTCAGAATCTTTCATTAACGACTTCAACATTGGAGTAGCGGCATATCCACAAAAACATCCCTGCTCCGCTAATATGCAACAAGAAATGGAATTTCTAAGTTTGAAGGTAAAAATCATTTCTTCAATGTTCAGATTTGGTATAGTAATATATATTCAACTAAAAAGGAAATATATTGCTGCAGTAATGTGTATTTATTTCACAAGAGAAATTTGGTAGGTATTTAGATGTTTTAACTGCAATCGCTgttatttatcaattaatatAATGCAATTTTTTGATGTATTGAAAGAATACTACAGGAAACTTTCCATGACTTCCTCCcttctaattcttttttttttgttccaacAGGTATCTAAAGGAGCAGACTTTATTTTAACTCAAGGTTGTGTGGATTCACAAATTCTTTCTGATTTTCATAGAAGGTGCAAAGCACATGGCATTCGTGTACCAATTATAGTGGGAACATTTTCATTAAGATCACTTGAACAGCTCGATTTATTGAGGAAATGCAAAATTCCAGTGGAAAATGATTTGTTTCAATTTCGTGAAGAGGTAATGAAGGGCCCTGTGAcctttgaatcatttttcagaaaacgCTTACGGGAAGTAGTTGAAATGGTTCGtgatgataaaaataataaatttgctGGAATTCATTTCTTTTCTTTTAAGGATACAGAGTTAATATCAGAAATAATGGGTGAAATTGAGTTGTTTAAAAAAAAGTATCAATCTATACAAAATCTATAAACAATTTTCCATTTTTGTATATATGTTTCCTAGAAATATTATATATATCGTTctataatatttcatgaaacatttttcattaaattgttatttatatctTATTGTtggtaaaattaatattttattgttataaAATATGTTGTGGAGTTCACAAAAAATTCTCACAGAAACTAAAAGTGAGTTGAATTCGGCGAAAAGAAATAAAGATATATAGCTCCAACATAATACTTCAAAAATggtttgtttttatttaattttcctcagcaaattagaaataattgtcaatatcaaaatgaaaatagtaTCCCGATAAAGTTCCTTTCGTCCttgatttttaaaataaaaaaaactgaaagtaATATTCTGTGCTAAGAAATGTAGTTCAATTATCTCGTAGGTTGAATATAATTTAATTATCTTATTGGAAGAATTGACTCGTAAACAAATTCGGTAACGTCACTgatttgaaagtattgaaagTTAAATTCAATGATTTAGATTAGAAATGGTTAGAGTATTCGAAAAACTGAGAAATTTTGATGCATATCCAAAACCTTTAGATGATGCACAAGTTCGAACCTATTCAGGCGCAGCAAGTaagtaaattttattttaattattcgtGAGTAAAGTTAATCCaccaatttcttttttttcagtatcAATTGTAAGTCTAACattaatgtttattttattcttcattGAGTTCATGGACTATATGACTCCAAATATCTCTGAGGAATTATTTGTAGACACATCAAGAAGTCCTAACATACAAATAAATCTTGATGTTATTGTTCCACAAGTTTCCTGCGATTGTATgtattaatattcaatattggTGGTCcagttaataataaaaataaaaagttttagCACTGGATGCAATGGACTCATCTGGTGAACAGCACTTAGAGATTGACCATAATATTTATAAGAGAAGTTTAGATTTGAATGGTCAACCTATTGATACTCCTAAGAAAGAAGACATcacaatcaaaaataaaaacgaagTGAGTTGTTCATTCACGAAAATCAACGCTTGATGGAAACCAGTTCCATTTTCTGTAGAACATGCAGTTTTGGAAACAATCTGAGGTATGCtttactttattattattttaatttttttttatttcaggtagcAGTGGTGAATGAAACTAAATGTGGCAGTTGTTATGGAGCTGCACTTGATCCTAATAGGTAATGTTGgggattaaataaataattgaactaGAATAGttaaatatatttgaattttttcttaagAGACATAATGAGTTTTATCGTCCATTTAAGGCAATAGGGAAACATGCTTATTGTCTTTTCACTTATATTCTTCCGACTACTAGTTTCCACCTATGACAAAGTTCAGGTCCTCTAAAATCTTCAGAAATATCAGAAGTTGTTTATCTGAAAATATGTTTGGTTGAAGGGACTCGGTTAGCCCTTGTAATcaggtttattttatttagGACTGATCTCTACGGTTGAAGGAATATGTAATATATAATCACTAGTTTCAGCTAAAAACTTTTCCTGTGAAACATTATCTTGAAATGGGGATAACTCTTTTCACATCCATGTATTTTTGAAGAAACATAACCCAAATATGGCTCCAAGCTAATCCAATCTAACTGTGAAGATCAcaataaaattcatgtacttgttTCAGTGGTAGCAATTACATAGCAGTCTATCCTGTCTAATGCTTACTGCAATATAATATGAATGACATCAATTATCTTGTACAGACATAAagcaaaatttaaaaagaagtaTTTTTATCTTCAACTGTTTTCTTATCTCccactcaaattttttcaagaatttatcAAATCTTTAGACACATCGGTTTCTACTGCTGTGTTATATGTATAGATTAAGTTAATTgtagatattttgaattgatattgTCTCTAAATAAACAACATATGCTGCTCCTTCCTTGGCTCATGCACTTATTCATAATTAGGAAATATATCAGTCCAGAATACAATTACTCAAATTATTCAGTCGTCCTTGATAATTCAAACATTTAGGTGGCCTGAGGGTTTCACTAATCTTGCTCTATTAAAAACTAGGGGGTACTATATTGAGCTGTTCCGATTATTGGATTGTACAAAAGGAGGGAgaaaatagcatatttcaaTATACTGCTGTATGTTACCAccctgaaaaataaaaagaaggagCAACTAATTTTTATACAAGGACTGTCTGAATAACATTTTGATCCATCCATCTCAGTTTGGTGTTAGGAACATAGTTTGAATCTTTCCATCGCTTGATCTTAAGTTCTTATTCATCGCGGTGGTCTGAAGCATTATAGAGTTTGAGTTAGatgtcataaatttttttactTCTGGAACAAATTCTTTATGGAACCATTTGGTAAATACTTGTGAGCCAAGTTTTAAATTGGCACTTGTAGCGAACAagcagagaaatatttttaaatgctctagaatttttatttattattttttttacaaatcaaATTTGTGTTCAAGTAGTATGGGTAATTGACATAAGGTGATCCCATCCTTACTTGTCTTATGGTCCAGAGCACTCACTCCTTAGAGGTATGGAGAATGATTAGTGAGACTATTGTATTTATGTTTAGAGAACAGTTAAATAATTCACTCTAAATACTTatttgcaaataatttttgattcaacatgttgcaaaaaataattaataatgttAGATTGgttcaataaaattttgttcTATTGGTAAACAAGAGGCAAATAGTTTCACCGAAAATTGgacaaatatgaatatttttttatagatgCTGCAACACCTGTAATGACGTAAGATCTGCATATAGGGAACGACAATGGGCTTTTCCAGTCAATCCTGAAAATATAACACAATGCAAAGATGAAAAAATAGATGAAAAGTTGAAAGCAGCCTTCAAGCAAGGGTGTCAGATTTATGGTACAATTGTTGTGAACAGGGTCAGTGGTAGTTTTCACATAGCACCAGGAAAAAGTTTCAGTATAAATCATGTGCATGTTCATGATGTGCAACCTTTTTCGTCAACAGAGTTTAATACTACACATAAAATAAGACATTTGACTTTCGGAGAAAGGATCATGAGCGAAACTCACGATCCATTGAAGGATACCATGGGAGTTGCAGAGGAAggtaattgaatgaaatattttattcattaaaacaattttgcaaaaaaatatcaatatattttgcTACATAAATTATAGAGAAAAATCTATATAAGTGCTCCTGGGAATAAAGTAAAACAGTCAATTTATCTAACAACGCAATCCTGAACCAATGGCCAAGAATGTTCCGAAGGAACCTCCTCCTTGTATCATCACTTTGCCAACAGTGTTCACTAATTCTCGTCCTCTAAGACCAcctctgaaataaatatataaatttaacAATTTTCAGTTAGAGTTTAATTAAGATTTGAATACTTTACTAATTAATAGTGATATTCTTTATGTACTGGAGAAAATAATTCTGACTATTCCcctcaaaaaaattcaactaattATATCAACGCATATGTTACAGATCATTTAGCAACaaaccaaaatttttgaatatcaatgcagcgtgaaaaaattttgggtaTTTGCATGTGTGCTTCAGGTGAATATTTTTGCGAAGCTTGAAACCATGGAAAATATATTGGTATGACAGACCTATTCATCCAAAATTGATCATTTTTCGTTTCATATTATTTCTTCCTACAATTAAAATTGAGTAAAATTTCTTTGGAAAATTGTCCTTCATATAGCCCTTGTGCTTGTCAAATTATCGAAGTATTTGGCCACTCGTATATAACTACCAAATATTGATATACTTAATGAAGAATAATTTGAAATAGCGAAATatcttatttctaataaaaaaatcatatgatGTTGGATTCAATATTTATGTTGAATTACATCTTGTAACACttattttaacaatgaatttgtATATTTCTTATAACAAAACTGActgaagaatatttatttgaaaataacatTATTAATTAACATCTGATGAAATTATAAAACGTGTTAATATCTGATAAATCTTAGATATTAAATGTTTAATTAACAtgaaattccaaaaatattcaagTTCTTATTTTCGAACTCACCTCAGTGCAGAAAAGCCACCAAAAAGAGCACCGCTAGCCATTCCTACTGCAAAACCTAAGTAAAATCCcattttcattttatcaaaGCAGGTGGGGCCCTGCCCTTGATACATACTTCCGGGAACCGCTGGCATTTTTCCTATTCAACATGATACAGAATTACGTCGGTTTTATAAAATCTCAACATAacctcaaattcttcaatatcTTATAAGAATTTACTTACTGATTTTCAAGTAGAAAAACAATTCCTATTGTGAGATTGATGAACTGAAATTTTCTCAGTTTTATATGAAACTAATGAGATTTGAACGATTCAGTCTTTAAACAATTTACATTGATTTATCTTTATCAAAATTGGTTCAATTTCAGAGCTTGTACATAACTCTATGTTCTGATTGTGATTACAGAATAATATTTCTGGAATGCAAAGATCTTTTTTGGAGTGGTCTTctgatgttgaaatttttttttatttcaggtgcTACCATGTTTCAGTACTATATTAAAATAGTTCCAACACAATACTCTAATAAAAAGGGGGAAGTTattaattcaaatcaattttcgGTTACCAAGCATAAAAAAGTAATTTCTATAATGAATGGTGAATCTGGAATGCctggaatttttttccaatatgaaCTTTCTCCCTTGATGGTAAAATACACAGAAAAAGAAAGATCTTTAGGACACTTTTTAACAAATCTTTGTGCTATCATTGGTGGTATTTTTACAGTTGCTGGtctaattgatacatttttcttCCACACAGTAAAACTCATagaaaagaaatttgaactggGGAAATTGCACTGACCTACAATTTATACTTGATCCGCaatcaaaatatgtttttcaaaattcagttttaattcgttaattcaatttcttttttcaattatgttgtAGCCATCCAATTGAAAAGCGGCGAAGTTAAATCATTCTCACTGATCACGAAATTTTTGTTGGAGAAATTTGTttgaaagaaactaaaaagtaaTCAAATTCATGTTTTGTTAAAATGCTAGTCAATAATGAAAGTTCAAGTGATATGTTtgatttcagtttcttcataataaaacaaaatgtgATTCAAACAATTCAGGACAATGGCTGCAATAGTAATTTTTATGATATATAAGTAATAATATATCGAACTGAAATTTTAGATCTAATTAAATTCAGTATTTAAGACAATAAAGATGAAAATATAGTTGTTTTATTTGATTCAAAATACctttttccaatattgatttagatatttttctttaaattatgGCCACAGTTTATTTGcatctacgaatatgaggtagaaaacaaatcaaattcaATCGGTGAAATATCTCTTTTCAACATTAACTCCTATGAAAAGATCACCTTCAAATTCCTTTATTTCACCTATAGTTTACTAATTTTCACTAACATAAAAGTAGTTGGCTGCTGTCAGCAATACCATAGATACCTGATTGCTTGAGTTTGCTGCTGAGTTCACGTGATCAGTGAAATCTAATAAGCCGAAGATGAAAAGAATTGGTGGCAACATAATATAAGCTGACTTAACAGTCAACACTAATTTGTTGCATCATTTTCAAAGCaacttcaaaattcaatagaaacagGACGcttcataagaaaaaacatgttATGTCATTTTTTTGGTACATCCTGTGATTTACCTCTAATAGAGCCTTATGACACTATGTggaaaaaaatctaatatttcagcgCCTAACTGTAATAGTgtcgcgtcaatggtggaaaaccctatataggttggtccaacgaaaactaaACACCTAGATTTTTcaactttaaaatgaaaatgtggaaaatcgttTGGATTCGTCAATTTCTGAACTGCTTTTCCCCTTTTTTCATACCCGTTACTTCAACCCCCTCTAACGGGGGTACGCACAACCCCtcgattttgaatagggatgaggggttttgcaataactaattttgaagatcctatcgagtactatctgaccctTAAATTTCGCTTCAAACAATCCATCGataaaatgaaataacagcAAAAATATAGTGAGAGAGGCcatgtggaatttatctcgagaatattattcatacccgacacatttcaaaggtatttaTTAGTTATGTTAAAATTTTTTGGTCCAAAAAAGTATTGATTTCTTCCCAAAAACTAGACGAACCATGTTTTTGATCTACTTACACCTCAGTTTATCGTGAATTTTTAAGAACGTTACAAGTGTTTCAAAGTGATTGGAAGTTTGTGGTAGAATCGAAATGATGTTCCTATTCCGCAGAAGGAAGGGTGGATATGAtaacattattttttataaataaagaCTTCGCTGGCTTGCTAGTGCTACTGGTTGCCAAATACGACGCTACTGGTTCAGTCGGAAACAAAAAGAGGGTGCATGAAAGAGACGAATCGAGGGAAGTGGCTGTCTTAGGACATGTAGCAGCAATGGATCCTACCTTCAGTACTAATAAAATAGGATATTGTCCGATGTATGTAGTGTATCACGTACAACAATCATGAGGATTCTGAAACAACAAAAATTCCATCCTTATAAGATACGATTTGTTAAGGAGGTACATGTTCGATATCTGTTTTTCGGAAGAGTGGTCATTTTACCTTAACGGCATTGTAAACCGGCATAACAGTCGGTATtggcatagtataaggaatggatagtaagccaaccgccatATAGGTCCAGCCCACCCCCCCCCcacccctaaaatttgacatactaaggctaaaagattagcagaactttAGTCTCGCTTTACTTTGACAAAACCaccccccccccaaaaaaaaaattcgtctcCTTCTTGGCCACCCCTTTTTGAAAGCGGGCGTCGCCACTGCTATAGCGATTTACATTACATCCACTGAAATGACCATTTggtagaaaataataatattgaaaggAGAAAAACTAAACATGATAGACTATTTTCTATTAATGTAAACTcacatttatttataaataaatataactaCCACATTTATTCACATAATAAAGAAGTATCTGTTACAGACTGAATATAACGATTTCGAGAAATTTGACGAAACTTATGGCATGGCAggaaaatgagatgaatatcaACATCATAAACAAATCTTGAAAGCGTTACattacataatattgtatttggCTTTTAACCCTATGACCATCATGAACTTTTGgagaatattttaaaatattaactTCTTTATTCAAATAGATGGTGGATATGGCGAACCAACAGGAAGATTCGCAGGATAAGGTCCTTTGGGTACATGTAGTGTAGAAATTTTGGGTATTTCTACGTTTGTGAAAGCTGCATTTTGTAAAGGCGGAAGAGGTTCCGCTACAAGATGAACGATTGGCATTTCTTTCAAAATCGAGTCAGCTGCAGGATATGGCCCAGAAGGGACAACGGCCGCTGGAATTGACGAATCAGTAATAGGCAGAGCTTTTTCTAAAGGAATTGTGGTGTCCGATGATTGTAGTGGTAGAAGGGGATCTTGAACAGATTTTTGAGGTAAATCTTTTATTGTCGGTGGAT includes:
- the LOC123677408 gene encoding 5,10-methylenetetrahydrofolate reductase-like isoform X2 — its product is MGKKLIFQEKPKQDSLTTIFKSNKTLSLEINFKNKIDLGVLSKEQFDFVSIPWIGDYEGYHLKQKPPIILAQELISKNVTVLLHIPCRKLSLAVAHEMLNIFKKIGVRNILAVKGEGKNIEENCRNIDFPHTSDFVEFVSESFINDFNIGVAAYPQKHPCSANMQQEMEFLSLKVSKGADFILTQGCVDSQILSDFHRRCKAHGIRVPIIVGTFSLRSLEQLDLLRKCKIPVENDLFQFREEVMKGPVTFESFFRKRLREVVEMDTELISEIMGEIELFKKKYQSIQNL
- the LOC123677408 gene encoding 5,10-methylenetetrahydrofolate reductase-like isoform X1; the encoded protein is MGKKLIFQEKPKQDSLTTIFKSNKTLSLEINFKNKIDLGVLSKEQFDFVSIPWIGDYEGYHLKQKPPIILAQELISKNVTVLLHIPCRKLSLAVAHEMLNIFKKIGVRNILAVKGEGKNIEENCRNIDFPHTSDFVEFVSESFINDFNIGVAAYPQKHPCSANMQQEMEFLSLKVSKGADFILTQGCVDSQILSDFHRRCKAHGIRVPIIVGTFSLRSLEQLDLLRKCKIPVENDLFQFREEVMKGPVTFESFFRKRLREVVEMVRDDKNNKFAGIHFFSFKDTELISEIMGEIELFKKKYQSIQNL
- the LOC123677406 gene encoding endoplasmic reticulum-Golgi intermediate compartment protein 3, which codes for MVRVFEKLRNFDAYPKPLDDAQVRTYSGAAISIVSLTLMFILFFIEFMDYMTPNISEELFVDTSRSPNIQINLDVIVPQVSCDFLALDAMDSSGEQHLEIDHNIYKRSLDLNGQPIDTPKKEDITIKNKNEVAVVNETKCGSCYGAALDPNRCCNTCNDVRSAYRERQWAFPVNPENITQCKDEKIDEKLKAAFKQGCQIYGTIVVNRVSGSFHIAPGKSFSINHVHVHDVQPFSSTEFNTTHKIRHLTFGERIMSETHDPLKDTMGVAEEGATMFQYYIKIVPTQYSNKKGEVINSNQFSVTKHKKVISIMNGESGMPGIFFQYELSPLMVKYTEKERSLGHFLTNLCAIIGGIFTVAGLIDTFFFHTVKLIEKKFELGKLH
- the LOC123677409 gene encoding reactive oxygen species modulator 1, translated to MPAVPGSMYQGQGPTCFDKMKMGFYLGFAVGMASGALFGGFSALRGGLRGRELVNTVGKVMIQGGGSFGTFLAIGSGLRC